One Lebetimonas natsushimae DNA segment encodes these proteins:
- a CDS encoding GGDEF domain-containing protein, which translates to MKEDRQKELFEIILNKTYKNLIEKLKINSYTKNFLKNKDFKFLIMNYKNFLNKNFELFLNCNFSELKNEIIAYTQKFDNNGIEYSSYLEVINFVELSFLKSIFENINDYSFCNLESFFIKINEFFNFIRNYSALSYLQDCIDREKLLLSEYILGTIRENDKELFNYINYFLNLTDNFLNFIKNEDLKFNEKINLFNIKHRINSIEEKEAEKLTSLLDNLNYIIEQIIKLKKEKNYLLLIEKYNEFMKNSLIFLSFIITHLAMVEIKKLKLDPLTKTLTRTNLESLILGIEDISIISNMPFGLAFLDIDNFKRINDTYGHLAGDEVLKKVAEIIKNKIRLSDYLFRYGGEEFVIVFSAIKDTETLKEKLDEIRKTIASTFIDVEKEQKINITVSIGGILVKLSKRMPIKNLIEKADELMYKAKKSGKNKVIVDEYCKI; encoded by the coding sequence ATGAAAGAAGACCGTCAGAAAGAACTTTTTGAAATTATTTTAAATAAAACATATAAAAATTTAATTGAAAAGCTTAAAATCAATTCTTATACTAAAAATTTTTTAAAAAATAAGGATTTTAAGTTTTTAATTATGAATTATAAAAATTTTTTAAATAAAAATTTTGAATTATTTTTAAATTGTAACTTTAGTGAATTGAAAAACGAAATAATTGCTTATACTCAAAAGTTTGATAATAACGGTATAGAATATTCCTCTTATTTGGAGGTCATAAATTTTGTAGAATTATCTTTTTTAAAGTCAATTTTTGAAAATATCAACGATTATTCTTTTTGTAATCTAGAATCTTTTTTTATTAAAATTAATGAATTTTTTAATTTTATTAGAAACTATTCCGCGCTTAGTTATTTGCAGGATTGTATTGACAGGGAAAAACTTCTATTAAGTGAATATATACTGGGTACAATTAGAGAAAATGACAAAGAATTGTTCAATTATATAAATTATTTTCTTAATCTGACAGATAATTTTCTAAATTTTATTAAAAATGAAGATTTAAAATTCAATGAAAAAATTAATTTGTTTAACATAAAACATAGGATCAATTCCATAGAAGAAAAAGAAGCTGAAAAATTAACGTCACTTTTAGATAATTTAAACTATATTATAGAACAAATTATTAAATTAAAAAAAGAAAAAAATTATCTGTTGTTAATTGAAAAATATAATGAATTTATGAAAAATTCTTTAATTTTTTTATCTTTTATTATCACACATTTAGCAATGGTTGAAATAAAAAAATTAAAATTGGATCCATTAACAAAAACTTTAACCAGAACTAATCTGGAATCTCTGATTTTGGGAATTGAGGATATTTCTATTATATCTAATATGCCATTTGGACTTGCATTTTTGGATATAGATAATTTTAAACGTATAAATGACACATATGGACATTTAGCAGGAGATGAAGTTTTGAAAAAGGTAGCCGAAATTATAAAGAACAAAATAAGACTTTCCGATTATCTTTTTAGATACGGAGGAGAAGAATTTGTAATAGTTTTTTCTGCAATAAAAGACACTGAAACATTAAAAGAAAAATTAGATGAAATAAGAAAAACCATAGCTTCAACATTTATTGATGTAGAAAAAGAACAAAAAATAAATATAACTGTAAGCATAGGCGGTATTTTGGTAAAACTGTCTAAAAGAATGCCTATAAAAAATTTAATTGAAAAAGCTGATGAATTAATGTACAAAGCTAAAAAAAGCGGTAAAAACAAAGTTATTGTGGATGAATATTGTAAAATTTAA
- a CDS encoding YggS family pyridoxal phosphate-dependent enzyme — MTLDELIQRVEAARLRRSEHLIVQIVAVTKYTDKIEPLLKLYNEGQRAFGENRVQDMEKKVKALEEYPIEWHFIGNLQKNKINKLLSLNPFMIQSINSYELAEAIDKRTKKKINCLLEINSSGEPTKHGLEPQRAIDTYLKIKENLKNINLKGIMTIGAHTDDEKEIRKSFRLTYNIFEKLKPYGAKICSMGMSGDFEIAIEEGSNMIRVGSALLKSYM, encoded by the coding sequence ATGACATTAGATGAGTTAATTCAAAGGGTTGAAGCAGCAAGACTGAGACGAAGTGAACATTTAATAGTTCAAATTGTTGCAGTTACTAAATATACGGATAAAATTGAACCACTTTTAAAACTTTATAATGAGGGTCAAAGAGCTTTTGGGGAAAACAGGGTTCAGGACATGGAAAAAAAAGTTAAAGCCCTTGAAGAATATCCAATTGAATGGCATTTTATTGGAAATCTTCAAAAAAATAAAATAAATAAACTTCTTTCACTAAATCCTTTTATGATTCAATCAATTAATTCCTATGAACTGGCTGAAGCGATTGATAAAAGAACTAAAAAGAAAATAAACTGTCTTTTGGAGATTAATTCTTCAGGTGAGCCTACCAAACATGGATTAGAACCGCAGAGGGCAATTGACACCTATTTAAAAATTAAAGAAAATTTGAAAAATATTAATCTAAAAGGTATTATGACGATCGGTGCACATACCGACGATGAAAAAGAAATTAGAAAAAGTTTTAGATTAACTTATAATATTTTTGAGAAATTAAAACCATATGGAGCTAAAATCTGTTCTATGGGAATGAGCGGAGACTTTGAAATAGCAATAGAAGAAGGGAGTAACATGATAAGGGTGGGGAGCGCTTTATTAAAAAGTTACATGTAA
- the rseP gene encoding RIP metalloprotease RseP: MISAVLVLSFLIFFHELGHFLMARLVGVKVEVFSIGFGKKLICKKIGNTNWCLSAIPLGGYVQMKGQDDTNPTLKNYDPDSYNSKTPWQRILILLGGPGFNFLLAFLIYLFVALTGWPKLAPVVGNVMKDSPAFHKLQKDDVIVEVNGVKIKSWDEIPEIIQKSDIVKLKVKRNSKIIMLTVTPKIIITKNIFNETIKRKIIGISPNGKIIKVKYSIFEAPVVAWDKFINDASLIFKGIEKLITGTIGLNTLSGPIGIVDVTAKVADMGIIPLLFLTALLSVNLGILNLLPIPALDGGHIVFNLYEAIFKKELSEEIMIKLTIGGWAILACLMLIGIYNDIIRIIH; this comes from the coding sequence ATGATTAGCGCAGTTTTAGTTTTATCTTTTTTAATTTTTTTCCATGAATTAGGCCATTTTTTAATGGCAAGGCTGGTAGGGGTTAAAGTCGAAGTTTTTTCTATCGGTTTTGGAAAAAAATTAATTTGTAAAAAAATAGGGAATACTAACTGGTGCCTAAGTGCCATTCCGCTTGGCGGATATGTTCAGATGAAAGGACAGGATGATACAAATCCTACATTAAAAAATTATGATCCTGATTCATACAATTCAAAAACACCATGGCAGAGAATTTTAATTCTTTTAGGAGGTCCCGGATTTAACTTTTTGTTGGCATTTTTGATTTATCTTTTTGTGGCACTTACAGGTTGGCCAAAACTTGCACCTGTTGTTGGAAATGTTATGAAAGATTCTCCTGCATTTCATAAACTTCAAAAGGATGATGTAATTGTTGAAGTAAACGGGGTTAAGATAAAATCATGGGATGAAATACCTGAGATAATCCAAAAAAGTGATATAGTAAAATTAAAAGTTAAAAGAAATAGTAAAATTATTATGTTAACTGTTACTCCTAAAATAATTATTACCAAAAACATCTTCAATGAAACAATAAAAAGAAAAATTATTGGAATTTCTCCAAATGGAAAAATAATAAAAGTTAAATATTCAATTTTTGAGGCGCCCGTAGTTGCATGGGATAAATTTATAAATGATGCCAGCTTAATATTTAAAGGAATTGAAAAACTAATTACCGGGACTATAGGGCTTAATACTCTGAGCGGACCTATAGGAATTGTTGATGTAACGGCTAAAGTTGCTGATATGGGGATAATACCTTTACTTTTTTTAACAGCGCTTCTTAGCGTGAATCTTGGAATTTTGAATCTTCTTCCGATTCCGGCACTTGATGGAGGTCATATTGTATTTAATTTATATGAAGCAATTTTTAAAAAAGAATTAAGCGAAGAGATTATGATAAAATTAACAATAGGCGGCTGGGCAATACTTGCATGCTTAATGTTGATTGGGATTTATAATGATATAATAAGAATTATCCATTAA
- the pgsA gene encoding CDP-diacylglycerol--glycerol-3-phosphate 3-phosphatidyltransferase, with translation MTKDNIRLNRYLIWERRLKQIPNILAFIRIFISLLMFFFLVNRDFFPNIHPSWLDYFAGLLFVIASITDFFDGYIARSFNAVSKLGEILDPLADKMLVLGAFIGLVYLQRANPWAIYLILLREFFITGLRIAMVEEGMSVKASFAGKIKTVFQMIAIGFLIMNWPLANILLWIAVILTLYSGIDYIGAYIKKHND, from the coding sequence ATAACAAAGGATAATATCAGGCTAAACAGATATTTAATTTGGGAGCGAAGATTAAAACAAATTCCAAATATATTGGCTTTTATTAGAATTTTTATATCTCTTCTTATGTTTTTTTTCCTGGTAAACAGAGATTTTTTTCCTAATATTCATCCTTCTTGGCTAGACTATTTTGCGGGTTTGCTTTTTGTGATAGCAAGTATTACTGATTTTTTTGACGGGTATATTGCTAGAAGTTTTAATGCTGTAAGTAAACTTGGAGAAATACTTGACCCGCTTGCAGATAAAATGCTTGTCCTTGGAGCGTTTATTGGCCTTGTATATCTTCAGAGGGCAAATCCTTGGGCAATATATCTGATTTTACTTAGAGAATTTTTTATAACCGGTCTTAGAATTGCAATGGTGGAAGAGGGAATGAGTGTTAAGGCAAGTTTTGCCGGAAAAATAAAAACGGTGTTTCAAATGATAGCTATCGGATTTTTGATAATGAACTGGCCTTTAGCTAATATTCTTTTATGGATTGCTGTAATTCTTACATTATACAGTGGGATTGATTATATAGGGGCATATATAAAGAAGCATAATGATTAG
- a CDS encoding enoyl-ACP reductase produces MKNKTLVISGATRGIGKAIAERFAREKINIAFTYNSNKEIAENLANEWSKKYGIRAKAYKLNILEPETYKDLFAEIDKDFERVDFFVSNAIISGRAVVGGFGPFMRLKPKGICNIFTATVNAFVVGAQEAAKRMQKVGGGSIISLSSTGNLVYTPNYAGHGASKAAVETMVKYAAAELGDWGIRVNAVSGGPIDTDALRAFPNYEEVKRAVEIRSPLNRMGRPDDLAGITYFLCTDEASWITGQTFIVDGGTTFGGKIG; encoded by the coding sequence TTGAAAAATAAAACATTGGTAATAAGCGGTGCAACAAGAGGTATTGGTAAGGCTATAGCTGAAAGATTTGCAAGAGAAAAGATAAATATAGCTTTTACATATAATTCAAATAAAGAAATAGCTGAAAATTTAGCAAACGAATGGAGCAAAAAATATGGAATTAGGGCAAAAGCTTACAAATTGAATATTTTGGAGCCAGAAACTTACAAAGATTTATTTGCCGAAATTGATAAAGACTTTGAGAGGGTTGATTTTTTTGTTTCAAATGCAATTATCAGCGGAAGGGCGGTTGTTGGGGGATTTGGCCCTTTTATGAGATTAAAACCAAAAGGAATTTGCAATATTTTTACTGCAACTGTCAATGCATTTGTAGTTGGAGCGCAGGAAGCTGCTAAAAGAATGCAAAAAGTTGGAGGTGGAAGTATAATTTCTCTTAGTTCAACCGGTAATCTTGTATACACTCCAAATTATGCTGGCCATGGGGCAAGCAAGGCAGCAGTTGAAACAATGGTAAAATATGCGGCAGCTGAACTCGGTGATTGGGGTATTAGGGTAAATGCTGTAAGCGGAGGACCAATAGATACTGATGCACTAAGGGCTTTTCCTAATTATGAAGAGGTAAAAAGAGCGGTGGAAATTAGAAGTCCGCTTAACAGAATGGGAAGACCGGATGATTTGGCGGGAATTACATACTTTTTATGTACAGATGAAGCAAGCTGGATTACAGGGCAGACTTTTATAGTTGATGGCGGCACAACTTTCGGAGGGAAAATAGGTTGA
- the dapA gene encoding 4-hydroxy-tetrahydrodipicolinate synthase: MQGAMTALITPFKNGKVDEETYAKLIERQIVNGIDYVVPVGTTGESATLTHDEHKRCIEIAVEVCKGRAKVLAGAGSNSTHEAIDLAKFAESKGADAILSVAPYYNKPTQSGIYAHYKTLAESISIPVVLYNVPGRTCSNIEVDTAVRLFNDVENIVAIKEATGKIENVVALKSKSGISVISGDDAINYPIMATGGNGCISVTSNLLPNKIADLIHAALKGDFETSREINEELYELNKILFIESNPIPIKYAMYEAGLIPSLEYRLPLTPPSEENKKKIKEVIKKYL; this comes from the coding sequence ATGCAAGGTGCAATGACCGCTTTAATAACTCCGTTTAAAAACGGAAAAGTTGATGAAGAAACCTATGCAAAATTAATTGAAAGACAAATTGTTAACGGAATTGATTATGTTGTACCGGTAGGTACTACCGGTGAGAGTGCCACTTTAACACACGATGAGCATAAAAGATGTATTGAAATTGCAGTGGAAGTTTGTAAAGGAAGGGCTAAAGTTTTAGCCGGAGCTGGTAGTAATTCTACCCATGAGGCGATTGATCTTGCAAAATTTGCCGAAAGCAAAGGCGCAGACGCAATATTAAGTGTGGCTCCTTATTATAATAAGCCGACACAGTCAGGTATATATGCACATTATAAAACATTGGCCGAAAGTATTTCCATTCCGGTTGTTTTATATAATGTTCCGGGCAGGACTTGCAGTAACATAGAAGTTGATACCGCCGTTAGGCTTTTTAATGATGTTGAAAATATTGTGGCGATAAAAGAAGCTACAGGAAAAATAGAAAATGTAGTGGCTCTAAAATCTAAATCAGGAATTAGTGTAATCAGCGGAGATGATGCAATAAATTATCCAATTATGGCTACAGGCGGAAACGGTTGTATTTCTGTAACTTCCAACTTACTTCCAAATAAAATAGCAGATTTAATACACGCCGCATTAAAAGGTGATTTTGAAACTTCAAGAGAAATAAATGAAGAGCTTTATGAATTAAATAAAATTTTATTTATTGAAAGTAATCCAATTCCAATAAAATATGCAATGTACGAAGCAGGGCTTATTCCTTCACTTGAATACAGATTGCCTTTAACACCACCAAGTGAAGAAAATAAGAAAAAAATTAAAGAAGTAATTAAAAAATATCTATAG
- a CDS encoding ABC transporter permease, which translates to MNKKFVGFIIKRYLRFDKKHPFIYISFILAFLGILTGVATLMIAMGIMNGMDREFEKKLKVMNYPITVYSSLVKVDKNTLELLKKHFPKFKYSPYIETSAVIQNGNSLNGVLLYGVDFKKEAEINYIFKNALKDIKKVDVFDVVVGKRLFGDLGIAKGEKIIMIFSKITPLGFGISPLLKKVRVISYFDSGLVAYDKGIAYMNIKGLKRILHQDYYSGIHIYTPDPFKDIEKIKKILPPGIGVIGWWQQNGNFFAALKMEKRALFLVLMLIIIVASLNIISSLLMMIMSKRKEIALMMSLGASRKEIKAIFLKLGLIIGIFGIISGTALGWFGIWVLKTFDIVKLPADVYGVSRLPVELSFIDFSLIITGAFLIVLFASIYPAVKASKTDVLETLRYE; encoded by the coding sequence GTGAATAAAAAATTTGTTGGTTTTATTATCAAAAGATATTTAAGGTTTGATAAAAAACACCCATTTATTTATATAAGTTTTATACTTGCTTTTCTCGGCATTTTAACCGGAGTTGCAACTCTAATGATAGCAATGGGTATAATGAACGGGATGGACAGGGAGTTTGAAAAAAAACTTAAAGTTATGAATTATCCAATTACCGTTTATTCTTCTTTGGTTAAGGTAGATAAAAACACTTTGGAACTTTTAAAAAAACATTTTCCCAAATTTAAATATTCGCCCTATATTGAAACCTCAGCGGTAATACAAAATGGTAACAGTTTAAACGGAGTGTTGCTTTATGGTGTTGATTTTAAAAAAGAAGCTGAAATTAATTATATTTTTAAAAATGCACTTAAAGATATAAAAAAAGTCGATGTTTTTGATGTGGTGGTTGGAAAAAGGCTTTTTGGTGATCTGGGTATAGCCAAAGGGGAAAAAATTATTATGATTTTTTCCAAAATTACACCTTTAGGATTTGGTATTTCACCGCTACTTAAAAAAGTAAGGGTTATCTCTTATTTTGACAGCGGTCTTGTTGCTTATGACAAAGGAATAGCTTATATGAATATAAAAGGTCTTAAAAGAATACTTCATCAGGACTATTACAGCGGTATTCATATTTACACTCCAGACCCTTTTAAAGATATAGAAAAAATAAAAAAAATACTTCCTCCCGGTATTGGAGTCATTGGATGGTGGCAGCAAAACGGAAATTTTTTTGCTGCGCTTAAAATGGAAAAAAGGGCTTTGTTTTTGGTTTTGATGCTTATTATTATCGTCGCTTCTCTTAATATTATAAGTTCGCTTCTTATGATGATAATGAGTAAAAGAAAAGAGATTGCCCTTATGATGAGTTTGGGTGCCAGTAGAAAAGAAATTAAGGCTATATTTTTAAAACTTGGGCTTATTATAGGAATTTTTGGAATAATAAGCGGGACAGCGCTTGGATGGTTTGGAATATGGGTATTAAAAACTTTTGATATTGTAAAACTGCCTGCTGATGTTTACGGTGTCAGCAGATTACCTGTTGAGCTGAGCTTTATTGATTTTTCTTTGATAATAACGGGAGCGTTTTTAATAGTATTATTTGCTTCAATTTATCCTGCGGTAAAGGCTAGTAAAACTGATGTTCTTGAAACTCTAAGATACGAATGA
- the secA gene encoding preprotein translocase subunit SecA, whose amino-acid sequence MVKSIFRKIFGTRNDRELKRYFKRVKDINALEDKYHKMSDEEIKNEFNKIKENVLKEIEKEDREVVLERYLNDVFAMVREASQRVLGMRHFDVQLVGGMVLHEGKIAEMKTGEGKTLVATLPVVLNAILGKGVHVVTVNDYLAKRDATQMGKLYSFFGLTTGVIVSGMDDEERKKAYQCDVTYGTNSEFGFDYLRDNMVFDINDKVQRGHYYAIVDEVDSILIDEARTPLIISGPANKRVEDYIRADEVAKKLIKDKHFTVDEKDKVVLLTEEGIREAEKLFGVDNLYTPENAILAHHLDQALKANYLFQNGKDYIVRKGEVLIVDEFTGRIAEGRRFSEGLHQALEAKEGVEIQEESQTFAETTYQNYFRLYEKLAGMTGTAQTEATEFIEIYGLEVISIPTNKPVIRKDLNDLVYKTAEEKFEAVVKKIKELHKKGQPVLVGTTSVEKSEYLSRLLKKEKIPHTVLNAKHHEKEAEIIAQAGRKGAVTVATNMAGRGVDIKIDDEVKKLGGLYIIGTERHESRRIDNQLRGRSGRQGDPGVSQFYLSLEDDLLRIFGSDRIKRIMDRLGIERGEHIDSKIVSRAIENAQKKVESMHFEARKHILKYDDVANEQRKVIYKFRDQILDPNFNIEEKIKEIREDFVEYILAESEIFPHTLEEDFNYEKLVAQLKEYTGVDFNEEELKNKDYEELKKYILEKLEKSFEDKFKDASKEDRERILRQVLLQVLDESWRDHLYMMDILKTGIGLRGYNQKDPLVEYKKESFTLFEELIQRIKIESSKILHNLQIEYQMPQVDPEIAEFLKAIEGKKVDEILNKIPDIPEHMEEKDIDEILKNLDEETKKLQAEFEAKQAKKRVKRNDPCPCGSGKKYKDCCGKSPKF is encoded by the coding sequence ATGGTTAAAAGTATTTTCAGAAAAATTTTTGGTACCAGAAATGATAGAGAATTAAAAAGATATTTTAAAAGAGTAAAAGATATAAACGCTTTGGAAGATAAATATCATAAAATGAGCGATGAAGAGATAAAAAATGAATTTAATAAAATTAAAGAAAATGTTTTAAAAGAGATTGAAAAGGAAGACAGGGAAGTTGTACTTGAGAGATATTTAAACGATGTGTTTGCTATGGTAAGGGAAGCCTCACAGAGAGTTCTTGGGATGAGGCACTTTGATGTGCAGCTTGTAGGTGGAATGGTTTTGCATGAGGGTAAAATCGCCGAAATGAAAACAGGTGAGGGTAAAACATTAGTCGCAACCCTGCCGGTGGTTTTAAATGCCATCCTTGGAAAAGGCGTTCATGTTGTAACAGTAAATGATTATCTTGCAAAAAGAGATGCCACTCAAATGGGGAAACTTTATTCTTTTTTTGGTTTAACCACAGGTGTAATTGTCTCAGGTATGGATGATGAAGAAAGAAAAAAAGCTTATCAGTGTGATGTTACATACGGGACAAATTCCGAATTTGGATTTGATTATTTAAGAGACAATATGGTGTTTGATATAAATGATAAAGTCCAAAGGGGGCATTATTATGCAATAGTGGATGAGGTTGATTCCATTTTAATAGATGAAGCAAGAACACCTTTAATTATTTCAGGCCCTGCCAATAAGAGGGTTGAAGATTATATTAGAGCCGATGAGGTGGCAAAAAAACTTATTAAAGATAAACATTTTACCGTGGATGAAAAAGATAAAGTTGTTTTACTTACTGAAGAAGGGATAAGGGAAGCCGAAAAACTTTTTGGAGTGGATAATCTTTATACTCCTGAAAATGCAATTTTAGCCCATCATCTTGACCAGGCCCTAAAAGCCAATTATCTGTTTCAAAACGGAAAAGATTATATTGTGAGAAAAGGCGAGGTTTTAATTGTTGATGAATTTACAGGTAGGATTGCCGAGGGTAGAAGATTTAGTGAAGGCCTTCATCAGGCGCTTGAGGCAAAAGAGGGAGTGGAAATTCAGGAAGAATCCCAGACTTTTGCAGAAACCACTTATCAAAATTATTTTAGATTATACGAAAAACTTGCCGGTATGACGGGTACCGCTCAGACAGAAGCTACTGAATTTATTGAAATTTATGGCCTTGAAGTTATTTCAATTCCTACAAACAAGCCCGTAATCAGAAAAGATTTGAATGATCTGGTTTATAAAACGGCAGAGGAAAAATTTGAGGCTGTTGTTAAAAAAATAAAAGAACTTCATAAAAAGGGTCAGCCTGTACTTGTTGGTACTACAAGTGTTGAAAAAAGTGAATATTTAAGCAGACTGCTTAAAAAAGAAAAAATTCCTCATACAGTTCTTAATGCAAAACACCATGAAAAAGAAGCAGAAATTATCGCACAGGCAGGTAGAAAGGGCGCTGTTACGGTTGCCACTAATATGGCCGGTAGGGGAGTTGATATTAAAATAGATGATGAAGTTAAAAAACTAGGCGGTCTTTATATAATTGGTACTGAAAGACATGAAAGCAGAAGAATTGACAATCAGCTAAGGGGTAGGTCAGGCCGTCAGGGTGACCCAGGGGTTAGTCAGTTTTATTTATCTCTTGAAGATGATTTATTAAGAATTTTTGGAAGTGACAGAATTAAGAGAATAATGGACAGACTTGGAATTGAAAGAGGTGAACATATTGACAGTAAAATTGTCTCACGTGCAATTGAAAATGCTCAGAAAAAAGTTGAAAGTATGCATTTTGAAGCAAGAAAACATATTTTAAAATATGATGATGTTGCAAATGAACAAAGAAAAGTTATTTATAAATTCAGAGATCAGATTTTAGATCCTAATTTCAATATTGAAGAAAAAATAAAAGAAATCAGAGAAGATTTTGTAGAGTATATTTTGGCTGAGAGTGAAATTTTTCCTCATACATTAGAAGAAGATTTTAATTATGAAAAATTGGTTGCTCAGTTAAAAGAATATACCGGGGTTGATTTTAATGAAGAAGAGCTTAAAAATAAAGATTATGAAGAGCTTAAAAAATATATTTTGGAAAAATTAGAAAAATCATTTGAAGACAAATTTAAAGATGCAAGCAAAGAGGACAGAGAAAGAATTTTAAGACAGGTATTGCTTCAGGTATTGGATGAAAGCTGGAGAGACCATTTATATATGATGGATATTTTAAAAACAGGTATCGGACTTAGGGGATATAATCAAAAAGATCCGCTAGTTGAATATAAAAAAGAAAGTTTTACCTTGTTTGAAGAGCTTATTCAGAGAATTAAAATTGAAAGTTCCAAGATACTTCATAATTTACAGATAGAATATCAAATGCCTCAGGTTGATCCTGAAATCGCAGAGTTTTTAAAGGCGATTGAAGGTAAAAAAGTTGATGAAATTTTAAATAAAATTCCAGATATTCCTGAACATATGGAAGAAAAAGATATTGATGAAATTCTTAAGAACCTGGATGAAGAAACCAAAAAATTACAGGCTGAATTTGAAGCAAAACAGGCAAAAAAGAGAGTAAAAAGAAACGATCCATGTCCTTGCGGAAGCGGTAAAAAATATAAAGACTGTTGTGGAAAAAGCCCAAAATTTTAA
- the lolA gene encoding LolA-like outer membrane lipoprotein chaperone, whose amino-acid sequence MKNRKWIIILLLISNLFALNLPKNFTAEFTQYIYQSSKKLTYRGIVIINNNQVYWKYTYPNIKEIWIKDKVYVYEPDLMQVTISKKPKLNLFKILKNAKKLNNNLYVATADNKEIYFIYDKTLKKAYYTDDIGNRVEIYFKKLNKNLKIPPLNFPKNIDFIYQN is encoded by the coding sequence ATGAAGAATCGAAAATGGATAATAATTTTATTACTAATCAGTAACTTGTTTGCTCTAAATTTACCAAAAAATTTTACTGCAGAATTTACCCAGTATATTTATCAAAGCAGTAAAAAACTGACTTACAGAGGCATTGTAATTATAAACAACAATCAGGTTTACTGGAAATATACCTATCCAAACATCAAAGAAATATGGATAAAAGATAAAGTTTATGTATACGAACCTGACTTAATGCAGGTTACCATCTCTAAAAAACCAAAACTTAATCTTTTTAAAATATTAAAAAATGCAAAAAAACTAAACAATAATCTTTATGTGGCAACCGCCGACAACAAAGAAATTTATTTTATTTATGACAAAACTTTAAAAAAAGCATATTACACTGACGATATAGGAAACAGGGTGGAAATTTATTTTAAAAAACTTAATAAAAATTTAAAAATTCCGCCACTTAATTTCCCAAAAAACATAGATTTTATTTATCAGAATTAA